GATAAGATTGCGCGGAATCGCATAATTGTTCTGGCCGAGTTCCGTGACTGAATCCCCGGGGGAGCTCGGCGGTGGGCTGTTGACGACGGCACCTTCCGGCAGGGGCGACCCCTGGTCTTCGAGAAGAATGCTTTCCAGAACCCCGTTCCGGGCCAGGAATATCCTGTCGGCATGCACTGAATCCAGGGTCACGCCAGGGCTGACCTCCTCGCCGATGAAAAACGGCGCTTCCGGCTGGCCGGTAACGCTGATAAGCGCGACGCTGTCAGGGCCGGCCGCGACAACGCCATTGAGCTTCAGGTTCAGGCTGCTAAGCGGAATTTCCGCAAGCGTCGTTGTACCCGGGGTCTGGGCTTTGCCGAAAAGATTGGCGTTCTTGATGGCGCCGAGGTTGATAGTCGGGGAACTCGGGCCGCTACTGGTCCCGGCAGGCACCAGTGTCCGGAATGAAGGTGCCGGGTCTATGATCTTCCAGGTGAGCTGGGCCAAGGCAAGACAAAGCAATGCCAGCGCGGCCAGGTTGACCAGTCCAAAGAGTCGATCGGTACGTTGTTCCGATTCGGCTGGGAAAATGCGGGCAAAAGTCAGGGTCATGGCTTTCATTTCGTGAGTATAGCGCTACGTTGTTTTCAACGCAGCCATAGTCTGAAGGGAGTTTGGGTTATACTGGGTCTCATGACTTCCCGAGCCAAGACTATATTATTGACGACTCCAGGCTGCCCGCACTGTGCCAGCGTACACCGTATACTGACTGATCTTGTCAGTGAGGGGAAATTACCCGGATTCAGCGAAATTGATATTTCCCGGGAGCCGGAAATTGCCAATCGCTACGG
Above is a window of Gammaproteobacteria bacterium DNA encoding:
- a CDS encoding PDZ domain-containing protein, which codes for MTLTFARIFPAESEQRTDRLFGLVNLAALALLCLALAQLTWKIIDPAPSFRTLVPAGTSSGPSSPTINLGAIKNANLFGKAQTPGTTTLAEIPLSSLNLKLNGVVAAGPDSVALISVTGQPEAPFFIGEEVSPGVTLDSVHADRIFLARNGVLESILLEDQGSPLPEGAVVNSPPPSSPGDSVTELGQNNYAIPRNLIDSQLANPEFLRNARIVSNKDGGFLVKNIKPGSLYEKLGLQKGDVIIGANGQPINNIQDAMRQYQQLGTLGQVELEVKRGGNRQTLNFHLQ